One genomic region from Augochlora pura isolate Apur16 chromosome 7, APUR_v2.2.1, whole genome shotgun sequence encodes:
- the LOC144473784 gene encoding PP2C-like domain-containing protein CG9801, translated as MPSLRKKVAGFMRQLSISNLAGAVENIGQGEHTLRSPRSMTQDFASGCFITRYLDGLETKEEGPAIVHGRNPEELPIRQLGSFQEDKEVFAAHTGPDNGLIAVNVQQKHLSINDIDIDYIDMLDQGEQYRNTSTTTTPTIAGISDWFNPQETAYGIATTLYEKNPINDTNNGEPIADCFGIVVRSNSAILALADGVNWGAKASIAARSAVHGSMEYLNKALFCPSVNNEITTTKDVFIALLRSFHAAHSLILQEQGMLTTLTVCAVLPLPNSESNTNQKKYVACTCNVGDSLAYVYSRKTGVREITRGSHDIHCMRDMRDALGALGPVDGCNPELNNLTLAMTEVENGDVVFLTSDGISDNFDPVVGKFAILPCHNSIPDSTVKNHAEGRSKTRRKSVETLRHTESGNSNRNKSNLPVVEAYQRHELTLLRMEDLLRRGVSGEGPPCNSAKHLCELLLDFAVRITAAKRRILEDTDLYYAQSKDGQLVQLSKQEQRTLRIKTLDKVSMIPGKLDHATVVAYVVGSFDSEYGL; from the exons ATGCCAAGCTTAAGAAAAAAGGTCGCTGGCTTTATGCGGCAGTTGTCAATCAGTAATTTGGCAGGAGCTGTAGAAAATATAGGTCAAGGAGAACATACCTTGCGTAGCCCCAGATCAATGACACAAGATTTTGCAAGTGGTTGCTTTATTACCAGATATTTAGATGG tCTAGAAACAAAGGAGGAAGGACCAGCAATTGTGCATGGTAGAAATCCAGAAGAACTGCCGATTAGACAACTTGGAAGCTTTCAAGAAGATAAGGAAGTATTTGCTGCCCACACTGGTCCTGATAATGGGCTCATAGCAGTTAATGTACAACAGAAACATTTAAGTATTAATGATATTGATATAGATTACATTGATATGTTAGATCAAGGTGAACAATATAGAAACA CATCCACAACCACAACTCCTACAATTGCTGGTATTTCCGATTGGTTTAATCCTCAAGAGACAGCATATGGAATTGCTACTAcattatatgaaaaaaatcCTATAAATGATACAAATAATGGAGAACCTATTGCAGACTGTTTTGGTATTGTAGTAAGATCGAACTCAGCTATTTTAGCACTTGCAGATGGTGTTAATTGGG GTGCCAAAGCAAGTATTGCTGCTAGATCTGCTGTACATGGAAGTATGGAATACTTGAATAAAGCACTCTTCTGTCCTTCagttaataatgaaataacaacAACGAAAGATGTATTTATAGCCTTACTTCGTTCATTCCATGCTGCACATTCGTTAATTTTACAAGAGCAAGGAATGCTCACAACATTAACTGTATGTGCAGTTCTTCCACTGCCGAATTCTGAGTCTAATACGAATCAGAAGAAATATGTGGCTTGTACCTGTAATGTTGGAGACAGTTTAGCTTATGTATATTCAAG GAAAACTGGAGTACGAGAAATAACCAGAGGATCTCACGATATTCATTGTATGCGTGACATGCGCGATGCGCTTGGAGCTTTAGGCCCTGTAGATGGATGCAATcctgaattaaataatttaacacttGCAATGACAGAAGTTGAAAACGGAGATGTCGTATTTTTAACCAGTGACGGAATTTCAGACAATTTTGATCCTGTAGTTGGAAAATTTGCTATCTTACCATGCCATAATAGTATACCTGATTCAACCGTGAAAAATCATGCTGAAGGAAGATCGAAAACTCGTCGAAAATCCGTAGAGACCTTAAGACATACAGAATCCGGCAATAGTAATAGGAATAAATCTAATTTGCCTGTAGTCGAGGCTTATCAAAGGCATGAGCTAACTCTACTTAGGATGGAAGATTTGTTACGAAGAGGTGTATCTGGTGAAGGTCCACCATGTAACAGTGCCAAACATCTTTGCGAACTACTTTTGGACTTTGCT gtGCGTATAACTGCTGCCAAAAGACGAATATTGGAAGATACCGATTTATATTATGCACAAAGTAAAGACGGTCAATTAGTTCAACTTTCCAAACAAGAACAAAGAACTCTGCGAATAAAAACATTGGACAAGGTTTCCATGATTCCTGGAAAATTAGATCATGCAACAGTTGTAGCATATGTAGTTGGATCATTCGATTCAGAGTATGGTTTATAA